The Hyphomicrobium sp. MC1 genome window below encodes:
- a CDS encoding type III secretion system chaperone produces the protein MNSTFIDQVNSVLKQFGEQVDLAPCALDEDGGFEFALNNTLISLLLDESRGVLLLLSSLGVPAPSADAYGQLLDANFFWAGSDGAVLARDSASKAILLQRPLPIANLDLPAFDQALQRFAAVAERVRDMLHRDEADDNLDGSKESTLAVSSSNGFVRA, from the coding sequence ATGAACTCAACCTTTATTGATCAAGTGAACAGCGTCCTGAAGCAATTCGGCGAACAGGTCGATCTCGCTCCCTGTGCGCTCGACGAGGATGGCGGATTCGAATTCGCCCTCAATAACACCCTCATCAGTCTGCTGCTTGATGAGAGCAGAGGGGTATTGCTGCTGCTGTCATCCTTGGGCGTTCCTGCCCCATCAGCGGATGCTTATGGTCAGCTGCTCGACGCTAACTTTTTTTGGGCTGGCTCTGATGGCGCCGTCCTGGCTCGCGACTCCGCGAGCAAAGCCATCCTACTGCAGCGGCCGCTGCCCATAGCGAACCTCGATCTTCCTGCATTCGATCAGGCCCTCCAGCGCTTCGCTGCTGTGGCGGAACGCGTTCGCGATATGCTTCATCGCGATGAAGCAGACGACAACTTGGATGGCTCGAAGGAAAGCACACTTGCTGTCTCAAGCTCGAACGGCTTCGTTCGCGCCTGA
- a CDS encoding type III secretion system chaperone — protein MMRSSGLSPNIDEITTAMNANMLKNVNQLLEEFVAHAGLASLYLDDDGYAGLGVNEEFVSLMLDQANETLLLMAPVGEAPTTAEVYARLLDANLFFAETGGCTLARDPENEMIVLQLQLPLETLNVSRLETGLTTIAGVVVSVRQTLLSDNVGAATDVTESAGI, from the coding sequence ATGATGCGATCTTCAGGTCTCTCCCCGAACATTGACGAAATCACAACAGCTATGAATGCGAACATGCTCAAAAACGTGAACCAGCTCCTTGAGGAGTTTGTAGCTCATGCAGGATTAGCTTCCCTGTATCTCGATGATGACGGCTACGCAGGGCTGGGCGTCAATGAGGAATTTGTCAGCCTCATGCTTGATCAAGCGAACGAGACATTGCTGCTGATGGCGCCGGTCGGCGAAGCGCCGACAACTGCAGAGGTCTACGCCAGGCTACTTGATGCCAATCTGTTTTTTGCCGAGACCGGCGGCTGTACGCTGGCACGCGATCCGGAAAACGAGATGATCGTGCTGCAGCTGCAGCTTCCTTTGGAAACACTGAATGTTTCGCGGCTCGAGACAGGCCTGACAACAATTGCGGGCGTGGTCGTTTCAGTGCGCCAGACGCTGCTGTCGGACAATGTCGGCGCAGCCACCGATGTTACCGAGTCAGCAGGGATCTAG
- a CDS encoding EscF/YscF/HrpA family type III secretion system needle major subunit: protein MSSISSMTSSLGQATSKAESAMSDFASTMDTTNTGDLLQYQSLTQNWSVCVGLESGSMKNLGDSLKSLVQKIG from the coding sequence ATGTCCTCTATCAGTTCTATGACTAGTTCGCTCGGCCAAGCTACTTCGAAGGCTGAAAGCGCCATGTCTGACTTCGCTTCGACCATGGATACCACCAATACCGGCGATTTGCTTCAGTATCAGAGCCTTACCCAGAATTGGTCTGTCTGCGTCGGCTTAGAATCAGGTTCAATGAAGAACTTGGGGGATTCTCTGAAGAGCCTCGTTCAAAAGATAGGCTGA
- a CDS encoding EscE/YscE/SsaE family type III secretion system needle protein co-chaperone, with the protein MTTKPEEIDFLEIQSTLRADASGSARAALEQRLEEAGRLLKRKLDAGVAPAEFTALNAMRGATEAAKEIVVTAWKRMHSTAS; encoded by the coding sequence ATGACGACAAAACCCGAAGAGATTGATTTTCTCGAAATTCAATCGACGCTGCGTGCGGATGCTTCCGGCTCGGCACGCGCTGCGTTGGAACAGCGGCTGGAAGAAGCCGGCCGGCTTCTTAAGCGTAAGTTGGATGCTGGCGTTGCGCCTGCGGAATTCACCGCGCTCAATGCAATGCGTGGGGCAACTGAAGCGGCAAAGGAGATCGTAGTTACGGCCTGGAAACGGATGCACAGCACCGCTTCTTGA
- the sctD gene encoding type III secretion system inner membrane ring subunit SctD: MSEELLADSAEGPATIPVLHVLAGSNAGAELSLAPGEWLIGSGTEADLTFAEPALAAEHVRLTVEPSGIRVIALAEGLAMSGDVVPVGVESGVPLLVPMRIGATLFTLGAVGSNWAAVAAQTVVASTSAQEPRKASEPSPDELEGDATPSDSAAIEPGLEIPKDEPAPPRTAPIRPKWAAQLLSRNGLIGMGGLALTLMVGLVSWYTWLLSARSVPTPHGEPLQDLQRAISSLGMRGSVNVVVRGPDRFAVTGRLHTDAELQKLNTEIQRTGLSVETTVVTDTSITDTAATILHAFDIDGSVTVTDTGDLTVHGFAPSSVAVASAMAQLRSEVPGVHGVEDKLDTPERARAELEDKLQSAGLSSALGISGNQRRLTVTGLLPPEQARVWKEIYERFRSKYSNNIALDEEVAAPARVTPRGIVLGGRMPSIVLDSGQRVRVGDTLKNVGRVISIDARHVRVQTSAGPVDVSFVHPPNWILEDNDDDDKTRRD; the protein is encoded by the coding sequence GTGAGCGAGGAGCTCTTAGCGGATAGTGCTGAAGGTCCGGCGACTATACCAGTTCTGCATGTGCTCGCAGGAAGCAATGCCGGAGCCGAGCTCTCACTCGCGCCAGGCGAGTGGCTGATCGGATCGGGGACAGAGGCTGACTTAACTTTCGCGGAGCCCGCACTCGCGGCGGAGCACGTGAGGTTGACTGTCGAGCCGTCGGGGATACGGGTCATCGCGTTGGCCGAGGGGCTTGCGATGAGCGGTGACGTCGTGCCTGTCGGTGTCGAGTCTGGTGTGCCGTTGCTAGTGCCGATGCGGATCGGCGCCACGCTGTTCACGTTAGGCGCGGTAGGCTCCAACTGGGCCGCGGTGGCGGCACAGACTGTTGTGGCCTCGACATCTGCACAGGAGCCGCGGAAGGCGAGCGAGCCTTCGCCTGACGAATTGGAAGGTGACGCTACGCCGTCGGACTCGGCAGCTATCGAACCCGGGCTGGAGATCCCGAAAGACGAGCCGGCACCGCCGCGGACCGCTCCTATTCGTCCGAAGTGGGCTGCGCAGTTATTGAGCCGTAACGGTCTCATCGGCATGGGCGGTCTAGCGCTCACGCTCATGGTTGGACTTGTGAGCTGGTACACTTGGCTGTTGTCGGCTCGCAGCGTGCCAACCCCGCATGGCGAGCCACTGCAGGATCTACAGAGGGCGATCAGCAGTCTCGGCATGCGGGGTTCGGTAAATGTGGTCGTTCGCGGTCCCGACAGGTTTGCAGTAACCGGCCGACTTCATACGGATGCGGAGCTGCAGAAGCTGAACACTGAGATCCAGCGCACCGGATTATCTGTCGAGACCACTGTGGTGACTGACACCAGCATCACCGATACTGCGGCAACCATCTTACATGCTTTCGACATAGATGGCAGTGTCACCGTGACAGATACAGGCGATCTAACGGTGCATGGCTTTGCGCCGAGTTCGGTTGCTGTGGCCTCGGCGATGGCTCAGTTGCGCAGCGAGGTGCCGGGTGTACACGGCGTTGAGGATAAACTCGATACTCCTGAAAGGGCACGGGCAGAACTCGAAGATAAACTGCAAAGTGCTGGGCTTTCCAGTGCACTTGGGATTTCTGGAAATCAGCGGCGTCTCACTGTCACTGGTCTGTTGCCGCCTGAACAGGCGAGGGTCTGGAAGGAAATTTACGAACGATTTCGGAGCAAATATTCCAACAACATCGCTTTGGATGAGGAGGTCGCAGCGCCGGCTCGCGTCACACCGCGTGGCATCGTTCTTGGTGGGCGCATGCCCAGCATCGTGCTTGACAGTGGCCAGCGCGTGCGCGTTGGCGATACGCTCAAAAATGTTGGGCGAGTGATTTCCATCGATGCGCGCCACGTGCGCGTTCAGACATCGGCGGGTCCCGTCGATGTCTCCTTTGTCCACCCCCCAAACTGGATCCTGGAGGATAATGATGATGACGACAAAACCCGAAGAGATTGA
- the sctV gene encoding type III secretion system export apparatus subunit SctV, producing MKILQRFLQVASGRNDIVLAVLLIAIIFMMIIPLPPVVMDMLQALNLTISAILLMVAVYIKSPLAFVSFPSLLLLTTLFRLSLGIASTRLILLEANAGDIITTFGNFVVAGNLVVGAVIFLIITIVQFIVITKGSERVAEVAARFSLDAMPGKQMSIDGDMRAGTIDMNEARRRRGMVEKESQLYGAMDGAMKFVKGDAIAGLIGIAVNLLGGIAIGAGQLGMSVSDAVNTYSILTIGDGLVGQIPGLFTSITAGFIVTRVSSEEAGTNLGDEIGGEVTAQPKALMVASSILVIFAVIPGFPTTIFLALAVLSGGGGYMLHRQATMPKQDGDPFSANLPAASASGGTPTVRRAGNDADDFSLTVPVMVDVGTDVQTLIRPDALNDTLAQVRRALYYDLGVPFPGINLRLNDRYNGGRYVILLNEVPCGEGHMRSGFLLARDSVENLSLLGIPNETDKPFLPLIETIWVAQEHRPALEAGSVSFMEPAQLLSYHIGHVLRRYAEEFIGIQETRFLLSRMEERFPELVKEVQRIVPLQRIAEILQRLVSEGVSVRNMRAILTALIDWGQKEKDVVLLTEHIRGALKRQICYRHSSGLNILPAYVVTPELEDTVRNAVRQTSSGSYLALDPRTTRQIIEKVQGALGGVGQQARKPVLLTAMDIRRYVKKIVEGDCPDLPVLSYQELTPEITVQPLARVSL from the coding sequence GTGAAGATCCTGCAGCGGTTCCTGCAAGTCGCATCGGGACGGAACGACATCGTTCTGGCCGTGCTTCTTATTGCGATCATCTTCATGATGATCATTCCGCTGCCGCCTGTCGTCATGGACATGCTGCAGGCATTGAACCTCACCATCTCCGCAATCCTTTTGATGGTGGCGGTCTACATCAAATCGCCGCTGGCCTTTGTCAGCTTTCCATCACTCCTGCTGCTGACAACTCTATTCCGCTTATCGCTCGGCATCGCTTCTACTCGTCTGATCCTGCTTGAGGCCAATGCTGGCGACATCATCACCACTTTCGGCAACTTTGTGGTCGCCGGAAACTTGGTGGTCGGAGCGGTCATTTTCTTGATCATCACGATCGTTCAGTTCATCGTGATCACAAAAGGCTCGGAACGCGTCGCAGAGGTCGCAGCCCGCTTCTCACTCGATGCTATGCCTGGAAAGCAGATGAGTATCGACGGCGATATGCGTGCCGGCACCATAGACATGAACGAGGCTCGTCGCCGCCGAGGCATGGTGGAGAAGGAGAGCCAGCTTTACGGTGCCATGGACGGCGCTATGAAGTTTGTGAAGGGTGATGCCATCGCGGGCCTGATCGGCATCGCGGTGAACTTGCTCGGCGGTATTGCTATCGGTGCGGGTCAGCTCGGTATGTCAGTTTCCGACGCGGTGAACACCTACTCCATTCTGACGATCGGCGATGGCCTGGTTGGGCAGATTCCGGGACTGTTCACCTCGATTACAGCAGGCTTCATCGTCACGCGCGTCTCCAGCGAGGAAGCGGGAACAAATCTTGGAGACGAAATCGGCGGCGAGGTCACCGCGCAGCCGAAGGCGCTTATGGTTGCTTCTTCCATCTTGGTGATTTTTGCAGTCATTCCGGGTTTTCCGACCACAATTTTCTTGGCACTTGCTGTCCTGTCGGGCGGCGGGGGCTACATGCTGCACCGTCAGGCCACTATGCCAAAGCAGGATGGAGATCCGTTTTCCGCCAATCTGCCGGCAGCGTCGGCCAGCGGTGGTACTCCAACGGTGCGCCGCGCTGGCAATGATGCGGACGATTTTTCTCTGACGGTGCCGGTGATGGTTGATGTCGGCACTGACGTACAAACCTTGATCCGTCCCGACGCTCTGAACGATACCCTCGCACAGGTGCGCCGCGCACTTTACTACGATCTAGGCGTGCCGTTCCCGGGTATCAATTTGCGTCTCAACGACCGTTATAACGGCGGCCGCTATGTCATCTTGCTCAACGAAGTACCCTGCGGAGAAGGGCACATGCGTTCGGGCTTTCTGCTGGCTCGCGATTCCGTTGAGAACCTGTCGCTGCTTGGCATTCCCAATGAGACCGATAAGCCTTTCCTACCATTAATAGAGACGATTTGGGTCGCGCAGGAACACCGGCCCGCGCTCGAGGCAGGTTCCGTCAGCTTCATGGAGCCTGCGCAGCTGCTCAGCTATCATATCGGCCATGTGCTTCGGCGCTATGCTGAGGAGTTCATTGGTATCCAAGAAACGCGCTTTCTCCTTTCTCGGATGGAAGAACGGTTTCCCGAGCTGGTGAAAGAGGTGCAGCGGATCGTGCCGTTGCAACGGATTGCGGAGATCTTGCAGCGCTTGGTTTCAGAAGGCGTTTCGGTGCGCAACATGCGGGCAATCCTGACGGCGCTGATCGATTGGGGCCAGAAGGAAAAGGACGTCGTCCTCCTTACTGAACATATCCGCGGCGCACTCAAGAGGCAGATCTGCTACCGTCATTCCAGTGGGCTCAACATTCTGCCCGCCTATGTTGTTACACCGGAACTGGAGGATACGGTGCGCAACGCCGTCCGGCAGACATCCTCTGGCAGCTACTTGGCGTTAGACCCGCGGACGACGCGTCAGATCATCGAGAAAGTGCAGGGCGCGTTGGGCGGTGTCGGGCAGCAAGCTCGTAAGCCAGTGCTGCTCACGGCTATGGATATTCGCCGTTATGTAAAGAAAATCGTCGAAGGTGATTGTCCCGATCTGCCTGTCCTATCCTATCAAGAACTGACGCCGGAGATCACGGTGCAACCGCTGGCGAGGGTATCACTGTGA
- a CDS encoding tetratricopeptide repeat protein, whose protein sequence is MDSRARDALAVLAHVYLRFERPDEAAALLAALVAIDPKPRWARQALSLAQLRSGLTEAALSTAESLLTEALDDDERVPLLLLAAKAHWRLGNEVEAQRLRIAARAAATTSIVHPIGRLQA, encoded by the coding sequence ATGGACAGCCGTGCCCGCGATGCGTTGGCCGTTCTGGCGCATGTCTATCTGCGCTTCGAGCGGCCGGACGAGGCGGCGGCACTGCTGGCTGCGCTTGTGGCGATCGATCCAAAGCCGCGCTGGGCACGCCAGGCACTCAGCCTTGCACAGCTTCGCAGCGGTCTGACCGAGGCTGCGCTCTCCACCGCAGAGAGTTTGCTGACCGAGGCATTGGACGATGACGAGCGCGTGCCATTGTTGCTTTTGGCCGCCAAGGCGCACTGGCGCCTTGGCAATGAAGTCGAGGCGCAGAGATTGCGCATCGCAGCGCGCGCGGCCGCGACGACGAGTATCGTTCACCCGATCGGAAGGCTGCAAGCGTGA
- a CDS encoding chaperone protein sycN, whose protein sequence is MSSHSAIATFCESLGIPLSPIGLSLPLALEFERSGTLRLEENGAGGYWLTLAREVPLHRRGVAAAVLRAAHPDRSMPLRVKAGFHGDETLVLMTGLAKEVADAPAIASALRMLVRLADEVDSER, encoded by the coding sequence ATGAGCAGTCACTCCGCTATCGCGACCTTTTGTGAGTCGCTCGGTATCCCACTGTCGCCAATAGGTCTGAGCCTGCCGCTCGCGCTGGAGTTCGAACGCTCCGGCACCTTGCGGTTGGAGGAAAATGGTGCTGGGGGCTACTGGCTGACATTGGCACGAGAGGTCCCACTCCATCGGCGAGGGGTGGCGGCAGCAGTATTACGTGCTGCTCATCCGGATCGCAGTATGCCGCTACGGGTAAAAGCCGGCTTTCATGGCGACGAGACGCTGGTGCTGATGACCGGGCTGGCCAAGGAAGTTGCCGACGCTCCCGCAATCGCGTCGGCGCTGCGCATGCTTGTACGCTTGGCAGATGAGGTGGATTCAGAACGATGA
- the sctW gene encoding type III secretion system gatekeeper subunit SctW: MSLPDRIETGISGAARLPAKQESSVRATGQWAGEQVSLQPDPLSLLMDAKEELTFAHSERVESKEIEERNIEEAKPDILKRIERKEMAEELPDLDTHQLEAVSEELRTLRASSGAILGLVRERFSDPSHQYAALRQAAADARDTGDPEMEARLNEALQKLEAESGPAIRAGLNVTRTAMELAGGDREAAATLRASYRDTVFGKPGPAGVYKGILDKFGTEGFSAQIKFLTRAAGDELASTGSSVPAERLRELLSDLSALRTIDTVHERASVMAKRVGKLVKGEIAPVEIMRRLMPLTEEPVSGPGKLLAVPEQCGVPARRLDGQILFMRETRELLAMMPAGVFRDMDARFSVLAGANEAMDQLIEREESQI, translated from the coding sequence GTGAGCCTGCCGGACCGGATTGAGACTGGGATTTCCGGCGCGGCGCGTCTGCCAGCGAAGCAGGAATCGTCAGTGCGGGCCACGGGCCAATGGGCTGGAGAGCAGGTATCCCTGCAGCCTGACCCTCTTTCGCTCTTGATGGATGCGAAAGAGGAACTGACCTTCGCACACTCGGAGCGAGTTGAATCGAAGGAAATCGAGGAGCGTAATATCGAGGAGGCGAAGCCCGATATCCTCAAGCGGATCGAACGCAAAGAGATGGCGGAGGAACTGCCTGATCTTGATACGCACCAACTGGAAGCGGTCAGTGAGGAGCTGCGTACGTTGCGTGCCTCCTCGGGTGCTATTCTTGGGCTTGTCCGTGAACGTTTCTCTGATCCCTCGCACCAATACGCCGCGCTGCGCCAAGCCGCGGCGGACGCACGCGATACCGGCGATCCCGAGATGGAGGCGCGTCTCAATGAGGCGTTGCAGAAGCTCGAGGCGGAGTCGGGTCCGGCTATCCGCGCAGGCCTCAACGTCACGCGCACGGCGATGGAACTCGCCGGAGGGGACCGCGAGGCTGCTGCCACGCTGCGTGCCTCGTACCGCGACACGGTGTTTGGAAAGCCTGGTCCAGCAGGCGTGTACAAGGGCATTCTCGATAAGTTCGGCACGGAAGGATTCAGCGCGCAGATCAAGTTTCTGACGCGTGCTGCTGGCGATGAACTGGCTTCCACGGGTTCCTCGGTCCCCGCCGAGCGGCTGCGAGAACTGCTATCGGATCTCTCTGCGCTGCGCACGATCGACACGGTTCACGAGCGCGCCAGCGTGATGGCTAAGCGGGTCGGGAAGCTTGTTAAAGGGGAGATCGCACCCGTCGAGATTATGCGTCGGCTGATGCCGTTGACCGAGGAGCCGGTTTCCGGCCCCGGCAAGCTGCTCGCCGTGCCGGAGCAATGCGGCGTGCCAGCGCGTCGGCTGGATGGTCAGATCCTTTTCATGCGCGAGACGCGCGAGTTGCTGGCGATGATGCCAGCCGGCGTCTTTCGCGACATGGATGCCCGTTTCTCTGTGTTGGCAGGGGCCAATGAGGCGATGGACCAACTGATCGAGCGTGAGGAAAGCCAGATATGA
- a CDS encoding FliH/SctL family protein has protein sequence MVRLVELSVGAPGLIGPGRVVKAADAVALLEIAALREAAAQESAEQLEAANAEVINIREAARAEGREEAASELQDRLFEIAEAAATAISRVEERILELAVQVARRILGEFDQAEAAARIAARGLRLSAHSSFVRLRVAPGLVDQTNERLSEIVGTAMPLSAVQVIGDERIRDAGCVMETDAGIVDATIESQLSAIERGLRRRLSQTSGANE, from the coding sequence GTGGTTCGTTTGGTTGAGCTAAGTGTCGGTGCGCCTGGATTGATTGGGCCTGGCCGAGTGGTTAAGGCGGCCGATGCTGTTGCGCTGTTAGAGATCGCGGCGTTACGGGAAGCGGCGGCACAGGAGAGTGCTGAGCAGCTCGAGGCTGCAAATGCAGAAGTTATAAACATTCGCGAGGCGGCGCGAGCAGAGGGGCGCGAAGAGGCAGCCTCTGAACTACAGGATCGCCTGTTCGAGATTGCCGAAGCCGCGGCAACGGCGATCAGTCGCGTCGAGGAACGCATCCTGGAGCTGGCGGTGCAGGTCGCGCGGCGCATTCTTGGCGAATTCGATCAGGCCGAAGCAGCCGCTCGCATAGCGGCCCGCGGCCTGCGTCTCTCCGCACACAGCAGTTTTGTGCGATTGCGTGTGGCGCCGGGTCTCGTTGACCAAACGAATGAGCGCCTTAGCGAGATCGTTGGCACCGCCATGCCTCTCTCCGCCGTCCAGGTTATTGGTGATGAGCGGATTCGTGATGCGGGTTGCGTGATGGAAACCGATGCCGGCATCGTCGATGCAACGATCGAAAGCCAGCTCTCAGCCATCGAACGAGGGTTGAGACGTCGGCTTTCGCAGACGTCGGGGGCGAATGAATAA
- the sctJ gene encoding type III secretion system inner membrane ring lipoprotein SctJ, which translates to MIWRLRRDWFALFLACLFLAGCGSQIELFGSLDEREANEVLAVLMRAGIGAEKIPGKNNVSAIRVDQASVARAIELLDAAGLPRDRFASIGDLFKREGLISSPSEERVRYMYGITQELSRTLTNIDGVLNARVHVVLPNNDPGSAAQPASAAVMIRYAPGAAVVNIVPRIKELVVNSIEGLSYDRVSVVMVRASEDLQTVIAATRTEVPRAALPMALIYALVVGLGGAIFGGGIWGYVLWKRRAVRGGVAPLEAVAR; encoded by the coding sequence ATGATCTGGCGTCTGCGGCGAGACTGGTTCGCGCTTTTTCTGGCCTGTTTGTTTCTCGCTGGCTGTGGCTCGCAGATTGAGCTTTTCGGCTCGCTGGATGAGCGCGAGGCGAACGAGGTGTTGGCTGTGCTAATGCGAGCCGGCATCGGGGCGGAAAAAATCCCTGGCAAGAATAACGTCTCAGCTATCAGAGTTGATCAGGCGAGTGTGGCTCGAGCGATTGAGCTGCTTGATGCTGCTGGTCTGCCGCGCGATCGCTTTGCCAGTATTGGTGACCTGTTTAAGCGTGAAGGCCTGATATCCTCTCCATCTGAGGAGCGTGTTCGCTACATGTATGGCATCACGCAGGAGCTTTCGCGGACGCTTACCAACATCGATGGCGTGTTGAACGCGCGAGTCCACGTGGTGCTCCCGAACAATGATCCGGGGAGCGCTGCGCAGCCGGCGTCAGCGGCCGTCATGATCCGCTACGCACCCGGCGCGGCAGTTGTAAACATTGTGCCGCGGATCAAGGAATTGGTGGTCAACAGCATTGAAGGCCTGTCCTATGATCGCGTCTCTGTAGTGATGGTGCGTGCCTCCGAGGATCTCCAAACTGTAATAGCTGCGACTCGGACGGAAGTGCCTCGGGCGGCGCTGCCGATGGCGTTGATCTACGCCCTAGTCGTTGGTTTAGGGGGGGCGATTTTTGGCGGCGGCATTTGGGGATACGTCCTGTGGAAGCGCCGCGCGGTCCGTGGCGGTGTGGCACCGCTGGAGGCTGTGGCGAGATGA
- the sctI gene encoding type III secretion system inner rod subunit SctI encodes MDVKSVASSAIQSAVMPDAGGAPSAVPRPPSEDAVARFHEAMSGSSGAQPEAQAAQPASETGGVERVQPEGPSTPGDAILRGLGHMNEGFDHAMQQVNDVLSKTKPGEMMNTADLMKVQMSFTQASVQQDVIGKVVGKATQNLDTFLKNQ; translated from the coding sequence ATGGATGTGAAGAGCGTTGCATCGTCTGCAATTCAGTCGGCAGTCATGCCGGACGCAGGTGGCGCGCCTTCTGCTGTGCCGCGTCCTCCGTCTGAAGATGCGGTTGCGCGCTTTCATGAGGCTATGAGTGGGTCGAGCGGCGCGCAGCCGGAGGCTCAGGCTGCCCAGCCCGCGAGCGAAACTGGTGGGGTAGAACGCGTCCAACCGGAAGGGCCAAGCACTCCCGGTGACGCAATCTTGCGCGGCCTTGGCCATATGAATGAAGGCTTCGATCACGCAATGCAGCAGGTGAACGACGTACTGAGTAAGACGAAACCTGGAGAGATGATGAATACTGCCGATCTGATGAAAGTGCAGATGTCCTTCACGCAGGCGTCTGTGCAGCAGGATGTCATTGGCAAGGTCGTCGGCAAGGCCACCCAGAATCTGGATACTTTCCTGAAAAACCAATGA
- a CDS encoding SycD/LcrH family type III secretion system chaperone encodes MTNAKAQSAGEALLTNDPDKFIALAGDILDGRTDLAAIAGMTAEEIEAIYSIGYGFYTSGNYQDALDIFKFLCMHRHLDKRFWMGLGATSQLLKDYDRAIVSYRTCAMLDLSDAQLPLRAAECFLALGDMVQAQLALEAVGIVAKHYPTAQNASFAARAGLMRAQSAPAEATP; translated from the coding sequence ATGACAAATGCAAAAGCTCAGTCGGCAGGCGAGGCTCTGCTGACGAATGATCCCGACAAATTCATTGCTTTGGCTGGAGACATTTTGGACGGCCGTACCGATCTCGCCGCCATTGCCGGCATGACCGCTGAAGAGATCGAAGCAATCTATTCCATTGGCTACGGCTTCTACACAAGCGGCAATTACCAGGACGCATTGGATATATTCAAGTTCCTCTGTATGCACCGTCATCTGGATAAGCGCTTCTGGATGGGGCTCGGCGCCACCAGCCAACTCTTGAAGGACTACGACAGGGCCATCGTCAGTTATCGAACTTGCGCAATGCTCGACCTTAGCGATGCGCAGTTGCCGCTCCGCGCTGCGGAATGCTTCCTAGCTCTCGGTGATATGGTACAGGCGCAGCTGGCGCTCGAAGCTGTTGGCATAGTCGCCAAGCACTATCCAACCGCGCAAAACGCGTCATTCGCGGCGCGGGCAGGACTCATGCGGGCGCAGTCCGCGCCTGCGGAGGCGACGCCATGA
- the sctE gene encoding type III secretion system translocon subunit SctE translates to MSRVDGSVGGTTVTISFDRVTDGGTQKKPTDTQQNVPPPTDEITTQSGTPTLSIPISDDSTGLLMAALAIRLKSGEEQLKTSTEDVRFQGDTQKSENQEIGKKLEEQAKQMHKSKKLGGFLKALQWIGVGLTVAIAAVTLNPVAIAGAVAAVSMAVLNETGTMDKMTNAMAESLQKDGMSKTQSMKWAMALTTVIGVSVSLATLGAGATSSATTAAAKAAEMAEKLAAMVPKLAEKAATIVPRLTTATKIASAAVTASQAGVSIDKAVVDKNVSDTTADVADIKAYLSKIKAAMDDETDRIQAIVQSAQDSVSTAVKIMSGVNDSNSDIIRHMA, encoded by the coding sequence ATGAGCAGAGTTGATGGCAGCGTCGGGGGTACAACGGTCACTATTTCTTTCGATCGCGTTACCGATGGCGGCACACAGAAGAAGCCGACAGATACCCAACAGAATGTGCCTCCTCCGACCGATGAGATAACCACTCAATCGGGGACGCCGACGCTGTCGATACCGATCTCAGACGATTCGACAGGCCTGCTGATGGCCGCACTCGCTATCCGCCTCAAGAGTGGCGAGGAACAGCTAAAAACCAGCACTGAAGACGTACGCTTTCAGGGCGATACACAGAAAAGCGAAAACCAGGAAATCGGCAAGAAGCTCGAAGAGCAAGCCAAGCAGATGCATAAGTCTAAGAAGCTTGGGGGGTTCCTGAAGGCGCTGCAGTGGATAGGGGTAGGTCTGACTGTGGCGATCGCCGCTGTCACATTGAACCCTGTCGCCATTGCCGGTGCGGTCGCGGCGGTAAGTATGGCTGTCCTTAATGAAACGGGGACCATGGACAAGATGACCAACGCCATGGCCGAGAGCTTGCAAAAGGACGGCATGAGCAAGACACAATCCATGAAGTGGGCGATGGCATTGACCACAGTCATCGGCGTCTCGGTGTCGCTTGCCACTCTCGGTGCCGGCGCGACGTCTTCCGCAACTACGGCAGCCGCGAAAGCCGCTGAAATGGCAGAAAAACTCGCTGCTATGGTGCCGAAGTTGGCAGAAAAAGCCGCTACTATCGTACCGAGATTGACAACAGCTACCAAGATCGCTTCGGCCGCCGTAACGGCGTCTCAAGCAGGCGTATCCATCGACAAAGCTGTAGTCGACAAGAACGTCTCAGACACCACCGCCGACGTAGCCGACATCAAAGCTTATCTCTCAAAAATCAAGGCCGCGATGGACGACGAGACTGATCGAATTCAGGCGATTGTCCAGTCCGCTCAAGATAGCGTCTCGACTGCCGTCAAGATCATGAGCGGCGTCAACGACAGCAATTCGGACATCATACGCCACATGGCTTAA